In Equus przewalskii isolate Varuska chromosome 6, EquPr2, whole genome shotgun sequence, one DNA window encodes the following:
- the FZR1 gene encoding fizzy-related protein homolog isoform X7 has product MRRTLTPANSPVSSPSKHGDRFIPSRAGANWSVNFHRINENEKSPSQNRKAKDATSDNGKDGLAYSALLKNELLGAGIERVQDPQTEDRRLQPSTPEKKGLFTYSLSTKRSSPDDGNDVSPYSLSPVSNKSQKLLRSPRKPTRKISKIPFKVLDAPELQDDFYLNLVDWSSLNVLSVGLGTCVYLWSACTSQVTRLCDLSVEGDSVTSVGWSERGNLVAVGTHKGFVQIWDAAAGKKLSMLEGHTARVGALAWNADQLSSGSRDRMILQRDIRTPPLQSERRLQGHRQEVCGLKWSTDHQLLASGGNDNKLLVWNHSSLSPVQQYTEHLAAVKAIAWSPHQHGLLASGGGTADRCIRFWNTLTGQPLQCIDTGSQVCNLAWSKHANELVSTHGYSQNQILVWKYPSLTQVAKLTGHSYRVLYLAMSPDGEAIVTGAGDETLRFWNVFSKTRSTKVKWESVSVLNLFTRIR; this is encoded by the exons ATGCGGCGAACCCTGACGCCCGCCAACTCCCCCGTGTCCTCCCCCAGCAAGCACGGAGACCGCTTCATCCCCTCCAGAGCCGGCGCCAACTGGAGCGTGAACTTCCACAGGATCAAC GAGAATGAGAAGTCTCCCAGCCAGAACCGGAAAGCCAAGGACGCCACCTCGGACAACGGCAAAG ATGGCCTGGCCTACTCTGCGCTGCTGAAGAACGAGCTGCTGGGAGCTGGCATCGAGCGGGTGCAGGACCCGCAGACGGAGGACCGGAGACTGCAGCCGTCCACGCCCGAGAAGAAGGGCCTCTTCACG TATTCCCTTAGCACCAAGCGCTCCAGCCCCGACGACGGCAACGACGTGTCTCCCTACTCCTTGTCCCCTGTCAGCAACAAAAG CCAGAAGCTGCTGCGGTCGCCGCGGAAGCCCACCCGCAAGATCTCCAAGATCCCCTTCAAGGTCCTGGACGCGCCCGAGCTGCAGGACGACTTCTATCTGAACCTGGTGGACTGGTCGTCGCTCAACGTGCTCAGCGTGGGGCTGGGGACCTGCGTGTACCTGTGGAGCGCCTGCACCAGCCAG GTGACCCGGCTCTGCGACCTCTCGGTGGAAGGGGACTCGGTGACCTCCGTGGGCTGGTCTGAGCGG GGGAACCTGGTGGCCGTCGGCACACACAAGGGCTTCGTGCAGATTTGGGACGCGGCCGCGGGCAAGAAGCTGTCCATGCTGGAAGGCCACACGGCGCGTGTCG GGGCGCTGGCCTGGAACGCGGACCAGCTCTCGTCGGGGAGCCGGGACCGCATGATCCTGCAGAGGGACATCCGCACCCCGCCCCTGCAGTCGGAGCGGCGGCTCCAGGGCCACCGGCAGGAGGTGTGCGGGCTCAAGTGGTCCACGGACCACCAGCTCCTCGCCTCAGGGGGCAACGACAACAAG CTGCTGGTTTGGAACCACTCGAGCCTGAGCCCCGTGCAGCAGTACACGGAGCACCTGGCAGCTGTGAAGGCCATCGCCTGGTCCCCGCACCAGCACGGGCTGCTGGCGTCCGGCGGAGGCACGGCCGACCGCTGCATCCGCTTCTGGAACACGCTCACGGGGCAGCCGCTGCAGTGCATCGACACGGGCTCCCAGGTGTGCAACCTGGCCTGGTCCAAGCACGCCAACGAGCTG GTGAGCACGCACGGCTACTCGCAGAACCAGATCCTGGTCTGGAAGTACCCGTCTCTGACGCAGGTGGCCAAGCTGACCGGCCACTCCTACCGGGTCCTCTACTTG GCGATGTCCCCTGATGGAGAGGCCATCGTCACTGGTGCTGGAGATGAAACCCTGAGGTTCTGGAATGTCTTTAGCAAAACCCGTTCGACAAAGGTAAAGTGG GAATCCGTGTCCGTCCTCAACCTCTTCACCAGGATCCGGTAA
- the FZR1 gene encoding fizzy-related protein homolog isoform X8, with translation MRRTLTPANSPVSSPSKHGDRFIPSRAGANWSVNFHRINENEKSPSQNRKAKDATSDNGKDGLAYSALLKNELLGAGIERVQDPQTEDRRLQPSTPEKKGLFTYSLSTKRSSPDDGNDVSPYSLSPVSNKSQKLLRSPRKPTRKISKIPFKVLDAPELQDDFYLNLVDWSSLNVLSVGLGTCVYLWSACTSQVTRLCDLSVEGDSVTSVGWSERGNLVAVGTHKGFVQIWDAAAGKKLSMLEGHTARVGALAWNADQLSSGSRDRMILQRDIRTPPLQSERRLQGHRQEVCGLKWSTDHQLLASGGNDNKLLVWNHSSLSPVQQYTEHLAAVKAIAWSPHQHGLLASGGGTADRCIRFWNTLTGQPLQCIDTGSQVCNLAWSKHANELVSTHGYSQNQILVWKYPSLTQVAKLTGHSYRVLYLAMSPDGEAIVTGAGDETLRFWNVFSKTRSTKESVSVLNLFTRIR, from the exons ATGCGGCGAACCCTGACGCCCGCCAACTCCCCCGTGTCCTCCCCCAGCAAGCACGGAGACCGCTTCATCCCCTCCAGAGCCGGCGCCAACTGGAGCGTGAACTTCCACAGGATCAAC GAGAATGAGAAGTCTCCCAGCCAGAACCGGAAAGCCAAGGACGCCACCTCGGACAACGGCAAAG ATGGCCTGGCCTACTCTGCGCTGCTGAAGAACGAGCTGCTGGGAGCTGGCATCGAGCGGGTGCAGGACCCGCAGACGGAGGACCGGAGACTGCAGCCGTCCACGCCCGAGAAGAAGGGCCTCTTCACG TATTCCCTTAGCACCAAGCGCTCCAGCCCCGACGACGGCAACGACGTGTCTCCCTACTCCTTGTCCCCTGTCAGCAACAAAAG CCAGAAGCTGCTGCGGTCGCCGCGGAAGCCCACCCGCAAGATCTCCAAGATCCCCTTCAAGGTCCTGGACGCGCCCGAGCTGCAGGACGACTTCTATCTGAACCTGGTGGACTGGTCGTCGCTCAACGTGCTCAGCGTGGGGCTGGGGACCTGCGTGTACCTGTGGAGCGCCTGCACCAGCCAG GTGACCCGGCTCTGCGACCTCTCGGTGGAAGGGGACTCGGTGACCTCCGTGGGCTGGTCTGAGCGG GGGAACCTGGTGGCCGTCGGCACACACAAGGGCTTCGTGCAGATTTGGGACGCGGCCGCGGGCAAGAAGCTGTCCATGCTGGAAGGCCACACGGCGCGTGTCG GGGCGCTGGCCTGGAACGCGGACCAGCTCTCGTCGGGGAGCCGGGACCGCATGATCCTGCAGAGGGACATCCGCACCCCGCCCCTGCAGTCGGAGCGGCGGCTCCAGGGCCACCGGCAGGAGGTGTGCGGGCTCAAGTGGTCCACGGACCACCAGCTCCTCGCCTCAGGGGGCAACGACAACAAG CTGCTGGTTTGGAACCACTCGAGCCTGAGCCCCGTGCAGCAGTACACGGAGCACCTGGCAGCTGTGAAGGCCATCGCCTGGTCCCCGCACCAGCACGGGCTGCTGGCGTCCGGCGGAGGCACGGCCGACCGCTGCATCCGCTTCTGGAACACGCTCACGGGGCAGCCGCTGCAGTGCATCGACACGGGCTCCCAGGTGTGCAACCTGGCCTGGTCCAAGCACGCCAACGAGCTG GTGAGCACGCACGGCTACTCGCAGAACCAGATCCTGGTCTGGAAGTACCCGTCTCTGACGCAGGTGGCCAAGCTGACCGGCCACTCCTACCGGGTCCTCTACTTG GCGATGTCCCCTGATGGAGAGGCCATCGTCACTGGTGCTGGAGATGAAACCCTGAGGTTCTGGAATGTCTTTAGCAAAACCCGTTCGACAAAG GAATCCGTGTCCGTCCTCAACCTCTTCACCAGGATCCGGTAA